In Geitlerinema sp. PCC 9228, one genomic interval encodes:
- a CDS encoding transposase, with protein MANYRRAWIPGGTFFLTMVTYQRKPLFENSDRVENLRKAIAQVKQEMPFDIIAAVVLPDHLHFIWKLPLGDANFSRRVGRLKVLFTRYQFGESVSVRSGSASRRKHRESDVWQRRFWEHTIRNETELNQCLDYIHYNPVKHGYVSYPHQWKHSSFHRWVKLGYYSRDWGCPVSGNTSQKFDFKTIEYFIRE; from the coding sequence ATGGCAAACTATCGGCGTGCTTGGATTCCCGGCGGTACTTTCTTTTTAACAATGGTTACTTACCAGAGAAAACCTTTGTTTGAAAATAGCGATCGCGTGGAGAATTTACGAAAAGCGATCGCTCAAGTAAAACAGGAAATGCCTTTTGATATTATTGCAGCCGTCGTCTTGCCAGACCACCTACATTTTATTTGGAAACTTCCCCTAGGAGATGCGAATTTTTCACGGCGCGTCGGTCGTCTCAAAGTCTTATTTACCCGCTACCAATTTGGGGAAAGCGTTTCAGTCAGAAGCGGTTCGGCATCCAGACGCAAGCATCGAGAAAGCGATGTTTGGCAGCGTCGTTTTTGGGAACATACAATTCGGAATGAAACCGAACTCAACCAATGTTTGGATTATATTCACTACAATCCCGTCAAACACGGTTACGTATCCTATCCCCATCAGTGGAAGCATTCCAGTTTTCATCGATGGGTCAAACTTGGTTACTATTCAAGGGATTGGGGATGTCCGGTATCGGGGAATACATCACAGAAATTTGATTTTAAAACCATTGAATATTTTATCCGAGAATAA